Proteins encoded within one genomic window of Deinococcus budaensis:
- a CDS encoding DUF421 domain-containing protein yields MELFWSVLTDILTPQGGWSLRLIVRIVLSSLLLGYVIVLARTFGSRTFASFTSFDFLVNIAAGSLVASAILGNSIVESALSLLVLVLAQWGISAWGARSEAVQETFDNSPVVLVENGQVREGAMRRSRVARTTLEGKMREAGVTEVSGVKFAVLESGGTISVVKA; encoded by the coding sequence ATGGAACTGTTCTGGTCGGTGCTGACGGACATCCTGACGCCGCAGGGGGGCTGGTCGCTGCGGCTGATCGTGCGGATCGTCCTGAGTTCCCTGCTGCTGGGGTACGTGATCGTCCTCGCTCGGACTTTCGGCTCGCGGACCTTCGCGTCCTTTACCTCCTTCGACTTTCTGGTCAACATCGCGGCGGGGTCGCTGGTCGCCAGCGCCATTCTGGGCAATTCCATCGTCGAGTCGGCGCTGAGCCTGCTCGTGCTGGTGCTGGCGCAGTGGGGCATCTCGGCGTGGGGGGCGCGGTCGGAGGCGGTGCAGGAGACCTTCGACAATTCCCCGGTCGTGCTGGTCGAAAACGGGCAGGTGCGGGAAGGCGCGATGCGCCGCTCGCGGGTGGCCCGCACCACATTGGAAGGCAAGATGCGCGAGGCGGGCGTGACCGAGGTCTCCGGCGTGAAATTCGCCGTGCTGGAGTCGGGCGGCACCATCAGCGTGGTCAAGGCCTGA
- a CDS encoding succinoglycan biosynthesis protein exop produces MLQTPLPRPQTDEVDVPRLTQPLRRHALPLLSAALLAGALTYVLAARQAPVYQTMSSVVAVDNGDDSLVTEGLFAAPPLEPGVLQEALRDESVIEGIAGRVLASGLAPSQAQALAQAVRAQRDNTVFELVTVTPQGSRSNLYEVWGSAGTPAAAQVLVNASVDALQAWDQQRAQERIALARTSLARQLTALGRNEPDLEASDLRWDTFQATQARLLGQLARAEVLAPAAIATLNVVARAPEPDQASGASPLRRAALAALLTLFAASAAVLLFEAWRRRVYDERGLRDLGLPLLGQLPPLGAGVLQGSALPDSVGFLRVNVLSQLPEEGPRRLVVAGVQDPAGSGNVVTALAASLARAGQRVLIVDSQAPRTQGQGGPQEAPLPGAGAGSFEQAGSVPTRRVAEGVDLLPLGGGDPTHARATVERLSAGYDLTLIDTPPLLRRSDALLWGAGAAGLVLVLEAGASSAHEVERALQSAGLARVRVLGAVLSERPSSGGPRRLTGSQRPLAESGVQPGEVTAR; encoded by the coding sequence ATGCTCCAGACCCCTCTGCCCAGACCCCAGACCGACGAGGTTGACGTTCCGCGCCTCACGCAGCCCCTGCGGCGGCACGCCCTGCCGCTGCTCTCGGCCGCCCTGCTGGCGGGCGCCCTGACCTACGTGCTGGCGGCGCGGCAGGCCCCGGTGTACCAGACCATGAGCAGCGTGGTCGCCGTCGACAACGGCGACGACAGCCTGGTGACCGAGGGCCTGTTCGCGGCGCCCCCGCTGGAACCGGGCGTCTTGCAAGAAGCCCTGCGTGACGAGAGCGTGATCGAGGGCATCGCGGGGCGGGTCCTGGCGTCGGGGCTGGCCCCCAGCCAGGCCCAGGCGCTGGCGCAGGCGGTCCGGGCGCAGCGCGACAACACGGTCTTCGAGCTGGTCACGGTCACCCCGCAGGGCAGCCGCTCGAACCTGTACGAGGTCTGGGGCAGCGCGGGGACGCCCGCCGCCGCCCAGGTGCTGGTGAACGCCAGCGTGGACGCCTTGCAGGCCTGGGACCAGCAGCGCGCCCAGGAGCGCATCGCGCTGGCCCGCACCAGCCTGGCGCGCCAACTCACGGCGCTGGGCCGCAACGAGCCGGATCTGGAGGCCAGCGACCTGCGCTGGGACACCTTCCAGGCCACCCAGGCCCGGCTGCTGGGCCAGCTTGCGCGGGCGGAGGTGCTGGCCCCGGCGGCGATCGCCACCCTGAACGTGGTCGCCCGCGCGCCCGAACCGGACCAGGCTTCGGGGGCCAGTCCGCTGCGGCGTGCCGCGCTGGCCGCCCTGCTGACCCTGTTCGCGGCCTCAGCCGCCGTGCTGCTGTTCGAGGCCTGGCGCCGCCGGGTCTACGACGAGCGTGGCCTGCGCGACCTGGGTCTCCCGCTGCTGGGGCAGCTGCCGCCGCTGGGGGCCGGGGTCTTGCAGGGGAGCGCGCTGCCCGACAGCGTGGGATTCTTGCGCGTCAACGTGCTCTCGCAGTTGCCGGAAGAGGGGCCGCGCCGCCTCGTGGTCGCGGGGGTACAGGACCCGGCGGGCAGCGGCAACGTCGTGACGGCGCTGGCCGCCAGCCTGGCGAGGGCGGGCCAGCGCGTGCTGATCGTGGACAGCCAGGCGCCGCGCACTCAGGGGCAGGGGGGTCCACAGGAAGCGCCGCTGCCGGGCGCCGGGGCGGGCAGCTTCGAGCAGGCGGGCAGCGTGCCCACCCGCCGGGTGGCCGAGGGTGTGGACCTGCTGCCCCTGGGCGGCGGCGATCCCACCCATGCCCGCGCCACGGTCGAGCGCCTCAGCGCCGGGTACGACCTGACCCTGATCGACACCCCGCCCCTGCTGCGCCGTTCCGACGCGCTGCTGTGGGGCGCGGGCGCGGCGGGGCTGGTGCTGGTGCTGGAAGCGGGTGCAAGCAGCGCGCACGAGGTCGAGCGGGCGCTTCAGAGCGCCGGGCTGGCGCGGGTGCGGGTGCTGGGCGCCGTGCTGAGCGAGAGACCCTCCTCCGGAGGCCCCCGGCGGCTGACCGGCAGCCAGCGCCCCCTGGCCGAGTCCGGCGTCCAGCCGGGCGAGGTGACGGCCCGCTGA
- a CDS encoding GAF domain-containing protein: protein MSSQPAAATPPLFSSSLSAQLQNVTEALAAARTRGEVFGVVLDSALEALKADAGAVLLVGDTGQHLRLAAVKGQTEQAQTRWQDGPLGDGTPGGDALKRREALFFEHEGDLVRAYPQLETRTGGVGAVATAVVPMSLDRQPLGVLILDFEEPRTFTPEERRFLQTLAAQCALGLGRVCAHTAQERGAEQLRGLAQAALQIHAARGVQATLAVITEQARALIGAHQAVVSSTISDDWAQSINAVSLSDKYAAWREHAGQPGGSGIYALVCRMNRPLRLTQAELEAHPAWRGFGEHAAEHLPLRGWLAVPLVGQDGQNIGLIQLSDRLTGDFTPEDESVLVQLAQLAAISLENARLYETAQDELTRRQQAEQRLRDLNLDLERRVETRTRELAAATQELEDRAAALDAFVAFSEVVGSQSEVLALARRATQVVRANLEHVSAAYYELEAGLWRARVWSDDVAPEVAAQIEAGVPQDAPDFAQAVLSPEGVYVDGWDAEANHVGSTGSYGAVAFFPLFVGDKPRSLFVVGTQDARVWTEREKAVFRAVGRSLGLALERADVTARLETQNAELEARTRALEGFAHLTQDLAAQSDPGAFVLRAQEVVLSLLPPGYALYYEREGERWRNRVQVGEVRNAELQAFIDAGPLVGVTPSVDVPWTTRHPYYQDSYARGSDTPEEMVQHVSAAASLPVLRHGEVVGVFIAVLFENRVWTRTDKVVLETVVGSLGLALERAESVALLAQRTRELEHSNVELARSNAELEQFAYIASHDLQAPIRAVTSFAGIIEHRYGQHLDERGRLYLRQIVDSGEHMKRLVDDLLAFSRVHTQQRDLLPVDSAAVFDAVARRLHDAAEALGAQITRGELPRVQADAQQLDQLLQNLISNGLKYHREGVRPQVRVTAERDGDGLWRFQVTDNGIGIEPQYFERIFVIFQRLHGREAFEGTGIGLAVCKKIVERHGGRLWLESTPGQGSSFFFTLPGA from the coding sequence ATGTCCAGCCAGCCCGCGGCGGCGACCCCACCGCTTTTTTCTTCCTCGCTGAGCGCACAGCTCCAGAACGTGACCGAAGCCCTGGCCGCCGCCCGCACGCGCGGGGAGGTGTTTGGGGTGGTGCTGGATTCCGCGCTGGAAGCGCTGAAGGCGGATGCCGGGGCGGTGCTGCTGGTCGGCGACACGGGCCAGCACCTGCGGCTGGCCGCAGTCAAGGGCCAGACCGAGCAGGCGCAGACGCGCTGGCAAGACGGCCCGCTCGGCGACGGCACGCCGGGCGGAGACGCCCTGAAGCGGCGCGAGGCGCTGTTTTTCGAGCACGAGGGCGACCTGGTGCGGGCCTATCCCCAGCTGGAAACCCGCACCGGCGGCGTAGGCGCCGTCGCCACCGCCGTGGTGCCGATGTCCCTGGACAGGCAGCCGCTGGGGGTGCTGATCCTCGACTTCGAGGAACCGCGCACCTTCACGCCTGAGGAAAGGCGCTTTCTTCAAACGCTGGCCGCCCAGTGCGCCCTGGGCCTGGGCCGGGTCTGCGCGCACACGGCCCAGGAACGCGGCGCCGAGCAGCTGCGCGGGCTGGCGCAGGCCGCCTTGCAAATCCACGCCGCGCGCGGGGTGCAGGCCACGCTGGCCGTGATCACCGAGCAGGCCCGCGCGCTGATCGGGGCGCATCAGGCGGTGGTCAGTTCGACCATCAGTGACGACTGGGCGCAGTCGATCAACGCCGTGTCGCTGAGCGACAAGTACGCCGCGTGGCGGGAGCACGCCGGGCAGCCTGGCGGCAGCGGGATCTACGCGCTGGTCTGCCGGATGAACCGGCCCCTGCGGCTCACCCAGGCCGAGCTGGAAGCGCACCCCGCCTGGCGCGGCTTTGGCGAGCACGCCGCCGAGCACCTGCCCCTGCGCGGCTGGCTGGCGGTGCCGCTGGTGGGCCAAGACGGGCAGAACATCGGCCTGATTCAGCTGAGTGACCGCCTGACCGGCGACTTTACCCCCGAAGACGAGAGCGTGCTGGTGCAGCTCGCGCAGCTCGCGGCAATCAGCCTGGAAAACGCCCGGCTGTACGAGACCGCGCAGGACGAACTCACGCGGCGCCAGCAAGCCGAGCAGCGCCTGCGCGACCTCAACCTCGACCTGGAGCGCCGGGTGGAGACGCGCACGCGCGAACTCGCGGCGGCCACCCAGGAGCTGGAAGACCGCGCGGCGGCGCTCGACGCCTTTGTGGCGTTCAGCGAGGTCGTGGGCAGCCAGAGCGAGGTGCTGGCGCTGGCCCGGCGGGCGACGCAGGTGGTGCGCGCCAACCTGGAACACGTCAGCGCGGCCTACTACGAACTGGAAGCCGGGCTATGGCGGGCCAGGGTCTGGTCCGACGACGTGGCGCCCGAGGTCGCCGCCCAGATTGAGGCGGGCGTGCCGCAAGACGCGCCGGACTTCGCGCAGGCGGTGCTGTCTCCGGAAGGGGTGTATGTGGACGGCTGGGACGCGGAGGCCAACCACGTCGGGAGCACCGGCAGCTACGGCGCGGTCGCCTTTTTTCCGCTGTTCGTGGGGGACAAGCCCCGCAGCCTGTTCGTGGTGGGCACCCAGGACGCGCGGGTCTGGACCGAGCGCGAGAAGGCCGTCTTCCGCGCGGTGGGCCGCAGCCTGGGCCTCGCGCTGGAGCGGGCGGACGTGACAGCCCGCCTGGAGACCCAGAACGCCGAGCTGGAAGCCCGCACCCGCGCGCTGGAAGGTTTTGCCCACCTCACCCAGGACCTGGCCGCCCAGAGCGATCCGGGCGCCTTTGTGCTGCGGGCGCAGGAGGTGGTGCTCTCGCTGCTGCCGCCCGGCTACGCGCTGTACTACGAGCGCGAGGGCGAGCGCTGGCGCAACCGGGTGCAGGTCGGAGAGGTCCGCAACGCCGAGCTGCAAGCCTTTATCGACGCGGGGCCGCTGGTCGGCGTGACGCCCAGCGTGGACGTGCCCTGGACCACCCGGCACCCCTACTATCAGGACAGCTACGCGCGGGGCAGCGACACCCCCGAGGAGATGGTTCAGCACGTCAGCGCCGCCGCGTCCCTGCCGGTGCTGCGGCACGGCGAGGTCGTCGGCGTCTTTATCGCCGTGCTGTTCGAAAACCGGGTCTGGACCCGCACCGACAAGGTGGTGCTGGAGACCGTGGTGGGCAGCCTGGGGCTGGCGCTGGAGCGCGCCGAGAGTGTGGCGCTGCTGGCCCAGCGCACCCGCGAACTGGAGCACAGCAACGTGGAACTCGCGCGCAGCAACGCCGAGTTGGAGCAGTTCGCCTACATCGCCTCGCACGACCTGCAAGCCCCCATCCGGGCCGTGACCAGCTTCGCGGGCATCATCGAGCACCGCTACGGCCAGCACCTCGACGAACGCGGGCGGCTCTATCTGCGCCAAATCGTGGACAGCGGCGAGCACATGAAGCGGCTGGTCGACGACCTGCTGGCCTTTTCGCGGGTGCATACCCAGCAGCGCGACCTGTTGCCGGTGGACAGCGCGGCCGTGTTCGACGCAGTTGCGCGGCGCCTGCACGACGCGGCGGAGGCGCTGGGCGCCCAGATCACGCGCGGCGAGTTGCCCCGGGTGCAGGCCGACGCGCAGCAGCTCGACCAGCTGCTGCAAAACCTGATTTCCAACGGGCTGAAGTACCACCGCGAGGGGGTGCGGCCCCAGGTCCGCGTGACGGCCGAGCGCGACGGGGACGGACTATGGCGTTTTCAGGTCACCGACAACGGCATCGGCATCGAACCCCAGTACTTCGAGCGCATCTTCGTGATCTTCCAGCGCCTGCACGGCCGCGAGGCCTTCGAGGGCACCGGCATCGGGCTGGCGGTGTGCAAAAAGATCGTCGAGCGCCACGGCGGCCGGTTGTGGCTGGAAAGCACCCCGGGACAGGGGTCCTCCTTCTTCTTCACCCTGCCCGGAGCGTAG
- a CDS encoding histidine phosphatase family protein, whose translation MSTLILVRHGQATPFEADTDRLSPLGEVQARAVGDYLAESGLDPTDVISGPLVRQRESARLASEAAGGAWPDPATDPRLAEYDGDGLIRTLAPLLAAHDPGFDARLRAWEKGQHDPDRNRYLQRMLEPLAAAYLRGEVAHADVEPWTEFRARVHAFLRGLLAGPSGRTVVAFTSGGVIGVTVAAVLRAPDESALTLNWRVRNGSLTRLTYGAGRASLDSFNETAHLTEDLSSWR comes from the coding sequence GTGAGCACCCTCATCCTCGTGCGGCACGGGCAGGCCACCCCCTTCGAGGCCGACACCGACCGCCTCTCTCCGCTGGGCGAGGTACAGGCCCGCGCGGTGGGCGACTATCTGGCCGAGTCTGGCCTGGACCCTACCGACGTGATCTCCGGCCCATTGGTTCGCCAGCGCGAGAGCGCCCGCCTCGCCTCGGAGGCGGCGGGAGGCGCCTGGCCCGACCCCGCCACCGACCCCCGGCTGGCCGAGTACGACGGGGACGGGTTGATTCGTACCCTCGCGCCGCTGCTGGCCGCCCACGACCCCGGCTTCGACGCCCGGCTGCGGGCGTGGGAGAAAGGGCAGCATGACCCGGACCGCAACCGCTACCTTCAGCGGATGCTTGAACCCCTGGCCGCCGCTTACCTGCGGGGCGAGGTGGCCCACGCGGACGTGGAACCCTGGACCGAGTTCCGCGCCCGCGTCCACGCCTTCTTGCGGGGGCTGCTGGCCGGGCCGTCCGGGCGCACCGTGGTGGCCTTTACCTCCGGCGGCGTGATCGGGGTGACCGTCGCGGCGGTCCTGCGTGCCCCCGACGAGTCGGCCCTCACCCTCAACTGGCGCGTCCGCAACGGCAGCCTGACGCGGCTGACCTACGGCGCGGGGCGGGCCAGCCTCGACTCCTTCAACGAGACCGCGCACCTCACCGAAGACCTCTCGTCCTGGCGATGA